The Aureitalea marina genome includes a window with the following:
- a CDS encoding aminotransferase class I/II-fold pyridoxal phosphate-dependent enzyme, which translates to MRDLFDRIYKDKGPLGRWADQAEGYFVFPKLEGPIGNRMVFNGKEVITWSVNDYLGLANHPEVRKVDAEAAAEYGSAYPMGARMMSGHTDLHEQLQNELAEFVSKEAAYLLNFGYQGMVSTIDALVSKDDVIVYDVDAHACIIDGVRLHLGQRFTYKHNDLESIEKNLKRATKVAEKTGGGILVISEGVFGMRGEQGKLKEIVELKKKYNFRLFVDDAHGFGTLGKTGAGAGEEQGVQDDIDVYFATFAKSMASTGAFIAGDEDIINYLKYNLRSQMFAKSLQMQLVKGALKRLDMMRSSTEFKDKLWENVRALQGGLRKRGFDLGTTQSCVTPVYLQGSIPEAMALVKDLRENHGIFCSIVVYPVIPKGLILLRMIPTASHTSEDVEQTLEAFSAIRERLENGTYKRISKALIEAMGE; encoded by the coding sequence ATGAGAGATTTGTTTGATAGGATTTACAAGGATAAAGGACCTTTGGGTCGCTGGGCGGACCAGGCTGAGGGATACTTTGTTTTCCCCAAGTTAGAGGGGCCAATTGGTAACCGAATGGTTTTTAATGGCAAGGAAGTGATCACTTGGAGTGTAAATGACTATCTGGGATTGGCTAATCATCCCGAGGTACGAAAAGTTGATGCCGAGGCTGCTGCAGAATATGGATCTGCTTACCCGATGGGAGCCAGAATGATGAGTGGACACACTGATCTGCACGAACAACTTCAGAATGAATTGGCCGAATTTGTAAGCAAGGAGGCTGCCTACCTGCTTAATTTTGGTTATCAGGGAATGGTGTCAACCATCGATGCTCTGGTCTCCAAGGATGATGTGATTGTTTACGATGTAGATGCTCACGCCTGCATCATTGACGGGGTCCGTCTTCACCTGGGACAGCGTTTCACGTATAAGCACAACGACTTAGAAAGTATTGAGAAGAACCTAAAGCGAGCCACCAAAGTAGCCGAAAAGACCGGTGGAGGGATCTTAGTGATCTCCGAAGGAGTTTTTGGAATGCGCGGAGAGCAGGGGAAACTCAAAGAGATCGTCGAACTCAAGAAAAAATACAATTTCCGTCTGTTCGTAGACGATGCACACGGCTTTGGTACCCTGGGGAAAACAGGTGCCGGAGCAGGTGAGGAGCAAGGTGTTCAGGACGATATTGACGTCTATTTCGCCACTTTTGCCAAGTCCATGGCAAGTACAGGTGCGTTTATCGCAGGAGACGAGGATATCATCAACTATTTAAAATACAACTTGCGCTCACAGATGTTCGCCAAGAGTTTGCAGATGCAATTGGTGAAAGGTGCATTGAAGCGATTGGACATGATGCGTTCAAGTACCGAGTTCAAGGACAAGCTATGGGAGAACGTACGTGCCCTTCAGGGTGGACTTCGCAAGCGTGGTTTTGACCTGGGTACTACTCAAAGTTGTGTGACTCCTGTTTATCTTCAAGGAAGTATCCCGGAGGCTATGGCCTTGGTTAAGGATCTTAGAGAGAACCACGGTATATTTTGTTCCATCGTGGTGTATCCTGTGATACCAAAAGGATTGATTCTGTTGCGCATGATTCCGACCGCTTCTCATACATCGGAGGATGTCGAACAGACCCTTGAAGCCTTCTCGGCCATCAGGGAGCGATTGGAGAACGGAACCTATAAAAGAATTTCCAAGGCCTTGATCGAGGCCATGGGTGAGTAA
- a CDS encoding transporter: MNNLRIPLLLLALLVSPMLFGQYTDLINTNQPGGSQGAFSVGTRVLQLETGVSFGNEKHELLVTDTDAFNWDYSIRYGVWKEELEVSLMGSLQSNNVVDSRGAVPFEQRQTNFKSNTLGAKYLIYDPYRKRDLEGPNLYSYHANNSFQWKDLVPAVAVYAGANFDSADNPFTQEDDFSISPKVVIATQNNFLSGFVLVTNLIADRITTDAPTYGYVVTLTYSTNRYFSVFLENQGFKSDFYSDQLLRGGAAVLINQDFHVDLSGTLNFKDTPSLWYVRAGLAYRLDMHNKDEYIEDKGRSGRDKKREEKAARKAEKKKKKNKRRDGVLEDDGGR, translated from the coding sequence ATGAACAACCTTCGAATTCCTTTGCTACTGCTGGCTTTGCTTGTATCGCCCATGTTATTTGGTCAGTATACTGACCTGATCAACACCAACCAGCCCGGAGGATCACAAGGTGCATTCTCAGTTGGAACCCGTGTACTACAATTGGAAACCGGAGTTTCCTTCGGAAATGAAAAGCACGAACTACTGGTAACAGATACCGATGCCTTCAATTGGGATTACAGTATCCGTTATGGTGTCTGGAAGGAAGAGCTTGAAGTCAGCCTGATGGGTTCCCTGCAAAGCAATAATGTTGTGGATAGCAGAGGAGCTGTGCCGTTTGAGCAACGCCAGACCAATTTCAAGAGCAATACCCTAGGAGCCAAATACCTGATATATGATCCGTACCGAAAAAGGGATCTAGAAGGACCTAATCTGTATAGTTATCACGCCAACAACAGTTTTCAATGGAAGGATCTTGTCCCAGCCGTAGCAGTTTATGCGGGAGCTAATTTCGATTCGGCAGACAATCCATTTACCCAGGAGGACGACTTTTCCATAAGCCCTAAGGTTGTGATCGCTACCCAGAACAATTTTCTAAGTGGGTTTGTGTTAGTGACCAACCTGATTGCCGATCGTATCACTACAGATGCTCCCACTTATGGTTATGTGGTCACCTTGACCTATTCGACCAATCGATATTTTTCAGTTTTCCTTGAGAATCAAGGGTTTAAAAGTGATTTCTATTCCGATCAGCTGCTCAGGGGTGGTGCCGCTGTGCTGATCAATCAGGATTTTCACGTGGATCTTTCTGGAACCCTCAACTTTAAGGACACCCCTTCGCTGTGGTATGTTCGTGCGGGATTGGCTTATCGCCTGGATATGCACAACAAAGACGAATACATCGAGGACAAAGGTCGTTCTGGTCGAGATAAGAAACGAGAAGAAAAGGCGGCCAGAAAGGCCGAAAAGAAGAAAAAGAAGAACAAGCGCCGAGATGGAGTCCTGGAGGACGACGGTGGAAGATAG
- a CDS encoding PLP-dependent cysteine synthase family protein has protein sequence MKSIQAHENALSLIGNTPLIKLNRLTEKIPGRFYAKVEGFNPGHSAKDRIALYIIEQAEKKGLINPGDTIIETTSGNTGFSLAMVSILKGYRCILAVSSKSSADKIDMLKTMGAEVYVCPAHVAADDPRSYYEVAKRLHKETPGSVYINQYFNELNIEAHYASTGPEIWEQTGGQITHLVACSGTGGTISGTARYLKEQNPDIEVIGIDAYGSVLQKYHETGKLDKDEIYPYRIEGLGKNLIPSATDFKIIDRFIKVTDEDSAHMARTIAVQEGLFVGYTSGAAMQGITQLNEEGTFGPNDVVVVIFPDHGSRYMSKIYSDSWMEQQGFFDALQEVEKPVQVVK, from the coding sequence ATGAAAAGCATTCAAGCCCACGAAAACGCCCTAAGTCTTATCGGAAATACCCCATTGATCAAACTGAATCGTTTGACAGAGAAGATACCCGGACGTTTTTACGCTAAGGTAGAAGGGTTTAATCCAGGGCATTCCGCCAAAGACAGAATAGCACTTTACATTATTGAGCAGGCCGAAAAGAAAGGACTGATCAATCCCGGAGACACCATCATAGAAACAACCAGTGGTAATACTGGATTCAGTTTGGCAATGGTGAGTATTCTGAAAGGGTATCGTTGCATTTTGGCAGTCAGTTCAAAAAGCTCTGCCGACAAGATCGATATGCTAAAGACGATGGGTGCGGAGGTGTATGTATGCCCGGCTCATGTTGCAGCGGACGATCCCAGAAGTTACTATGAAGTGGCCAAGCGTTTACACAAAGAAACTCCCGGGTCAGTTTACATCAACCAGTATTTTAACGAGTTGAATATCGAGGCGCATTATGCCTCTACAGGACCTGAGATCTGGGAACAGACCGGTGGTCAAATTACTCACCTTGTTGCTTGTAGTGGTACTGGTGGAACTATTTCGGGTACTGCTCGTTATTTGAAAGAACAAAATCCGGATATCGAGGTCATCGGGATCGATGCCTACGGGTCCGTACTTCAGAAATACCACGAAACCGGGAAATTAGATAAGGACGAGATCTATCCATACCGGATAGAAGGACTGGGTAAGAACCTGATACCATCGGCCACGGATTTCAAGATCATCGATCGGTTTATTAAAGTAACCGATGAGGATAGTGCTCACATGGCTCGGACCATAGCCGTGCAGGAAGGCTTGTTTGTCGGTTACACTTCTGGAGCCGCCATGCAGGGAATCACTCAATTAAACGAAGAAGGTACCTTTGGACCAAACGATGTTGTTGTGGTGATCTTCCCCGATCACGGATCGCGATACATGAGTAAGATTTACAGCGATAGTTGGATGGAACAGCAAGGTTTCTTCGATGCCCTACAAGAGGTTGAAAAACCGGTACAGGTTGTCAAATAG
- a CDS encoding DUF4834 family protein, giving the protein MESFLKTFLIILLVYLGLRILFRLYGPLILKWFAGRLARRFERQFEAYQSQYQDESFQGSKAVDPRPAARKKEADQGEYIEYEEID; this is encoded by the coding sequence ATGGAATCATTCTTAAAAACGTTCCTAATCATACTTCTGGTATACCTGGGGCTAAGGATATTGTTCAGATTATATGGGCCACTGATACTCAAGTGGTTCGCTGGTCGTCTTGCCAGACGATTCGAAAGACAATTCGAGGCATATCAATCCCAATACCAGGATGAGTCTTTCCAAGGTTCTAAAGCTGTCGATCCACGTCCTGCAGCCCGAAAAAAGGAAGCCGATCAGGGTGAGTACATCGAATACGAGGAAATTGATTAA
- a CDS encoding GNAT family N-acetyltransferase, whose product MIEVVPVSPTNKRQLKRFVTFPFQLYRNNPYWVPPLIKDEIATLNPKQNPVFQNAEAQYFLAYKDGTMAGRVAVIINHVEVQQLGKKKVRFGWFDVIDDIEVTRSLMNKVFEIGLQQGLEYAEGPVGFSNMEKAGILTSGFEERNTMITWYHHPYYAEHFKKLGFDTQATWVEYKINDPEQITEKVRKFSKIVRERYGLEVIRFKNKKEILPYVDAMFELLNNTYNTLQTFVPVQQYQIDYYKEKYFSFIHPDYITCIKDSSERLIAFSVVMPSFSKALKKANGRLLPFGWYHILKAQKRNDTAAFYLIGIDPEYQGKGVTAIIFEEMQDLFRQKGIKKVETNPELRENTAVQLLWKDYNPILHKERSTFRKQL is encoded by the coding sequence ATGATCGAAGTTGTACCCGTTTCCCCTACTAATAAGCGTCAGCTTAAACGATTTGTTACCTTTCCTTTTCAACTTTACAGGAACAATCCCTATTGGGTGCCTCCGCTGATCAAGGACGAGATAGCTACGCTCAATCCGAAGCAAAACCCTGTATTTCAAAATGCGGAGGCCCAGTATTTCCTCGCCTACAAGGACGGTACGATGGCCGGACGAGTAGCAGTGATCATCAATCATGTGGAGGTCCAGCAATTGGGCAAAAAGAAGGTGCGATTTGGTTGGTTTGATGTTATTGATGATATCGAAGTCACCCGGAGTTTGATGAACAAGGTTTTCGAGATCGGTCTTCAGCAAGGGCTGGAATATGCTGAGGGGCCGGTTGGATTCTCCAATATGGAAAAAGCTGGAATACTGACCTCCGGCTTTGAAGAGCGCAACACCATGATCACCTGGTATCATCACCCCTATTATGCTGAACATTTCAAAAAGTTAGGCTTTGACACCCAAGCTACCTGGGTAGAATATAAGATCAACGATCCGGAACAGATCACGGAGAAAGTGAGGAAGTTCTCAAAAATTGTCCGGGAAAGATATGGCTTGGAGGTCATTCGTTTTAAGAATAAGAAGGAGATCTTACCGTATGTCGATGCCATGTTTGAATTGCTCAATAATACCTACAACACACTACAGACCTTTGTTCCGGTTCAGCAATATCAGATCGACTATTACAAAGAGAAGTACTTTAGTTTTATCCACCCGGATTATATCACCTGTATCAAAGACAGCAGCGAACGTCTGATCGCTTTTTCCGTAGTCATGCCCTCCTTTTCCAAGGCTCTAAAAAAGGCCAATGGTCGCTTGCTCCCCTTCGGATGGTATCACATATTAAAAGCCCAGAAACGCAACGACACGGCTGCATTCTATCTGATCGGTATTGACCCTGAATATCAAGGGAAAGGAGTTACAGCCATCATCTTTGAAGAAATGCAGGACCTTTTCAGACAAAAAGGAATCAAAAAAGTAGAGACCAACCCTGAGTTAAGAGAAAATACGGCTGTGCAGTTGTTGTGGAAAGACTACAATCCCATTCTACATAAAGAACGCTCTACCTTCAGAAAACAACTATAG